TTTTCTTGCTCTGTGCCATTGTAACATCGGTGTGAGGAAAATTTGTCATGTAAAAATAAAGTTGCACTATTTTTATAACAGAGTGTGGTTTGTGATTGACAGTATTTGCCAGTTAGAAGCTGCTAACTGCTGTTTAGCCCATACAAGtgcatcatttttaatttttgcgGTTGATGGACGACCACAGAGTTCCGATTACAGCCTTATTCGTTTATGACACAGGAATGCGCCCCTTACATTATGCTGCATGGCAGGGACGTCCGGAGCCCGTGCGCCTTCTGCTTCGTGCTTCGGCAAGTGTCAATGCTGCATCTCAAGATGGACAGACTCCCTTACATCTGGCCGCTCAGTTTGGCCACTACGAGGTGGTAAGTGTTTGAAATCTTGTAGGCATAATCTTGTATGCAAGCGGTAAGAACTATTTGAGTTGTTTGATTTCACGATTTCATtcgaaatatttttttaatccctTCGTGCCCACATGGCTGGCTTTTTATCACTGCACGTTATCATGTATAGAGGTTTCTGGTTTTTACTCCGTGTATATCTAACCAATTCTTATTCTCCTTCAAGTCTGAAACTCTACTCCAGCACCAAGCAAATCCCTGTCACGTCAGCAAAGCCAGGAAAACCCCATTGGACCTGGCCTGTGAATTTGGTAGAGTGAAGGTACGGATGGGATCGGGAATTATCTTTCTTTCCGACCTTTTCTTGTTCAATGATCTTGCCTCTTCTGCACATTCTCTGGCACTCTAGTTTGACTCTACTGTCTATGTAATATATCCTACTTCCTCTCACTGTGTACTGTGTTTCTAGCTCATCTTCGGTTTTTGTCCTCCTCGTCGTTCCCCTACCAAtttcattttcttcatttttatcaATATCTTTCGACAGGTAGTACAATTGTTGTTGAACAGTCACCTGTGTGTCTCCCTCTTGGAAGGAATTTCAAAGGATCCTACAGACCCTAATTTCACGACACCTCTGCATTTGGCAGCAAAAAATGGGCACAGAGAGGTCATCAGGTGAGTTTCTTTGAAGTTGCACTGTATTTAATCATGATCAGGGTAAAAAGGCTTGCAGAAATACAAAGAGGAACGTTATCAAGGTAAAACAGGTCCTTTTTGCTTTTGTGGATGCGTATTGCTAAATGATGAGACCCCTTGTTTCTATgctgattgtttgttttttatttagcaTCTGCATTTACCTTTGTAAATCTCGCCCttaatgtctatttatttatttatttatttatttattgtattttatttaacgcAGGTTGCTCCTGAAATCTGGCATTGAAATTAACCAGGTGACTAAGATGGGCACTGCTCTTCACGAAGCATCCCTGTGTGGAAAGACCGAGGTGGTTAAGCTGCTAATAGAGGTGAGGTTAAGAACAGCGCCATAGTAGGAGTgctatttatcatgttttcccGGTGGCAATGAGATTTTGGTGTAATTTCATGTTCGTACCAGCTGCAAGTAGAACGGGAGTCTCCTTCGATAAAGGTTTAACTTTTTTCTTCTGACCTTAACTTTACAGAATGGGATAGACGTGAATATTCGGAACACGTACAACCAAACGGCACTCGATATCGTCAACCAATTCACCACCACCCATGCTAGCACTGACATCAAGCAGCTGCTTAGAGGTAACCATTACCTACtaacgggggggaggggggaatctgcACTGAAGGCAAGAGaactaaaatatttttctatCCTCGCAGAAGCCTCTGGAATCCTTAAAGTTCGTGCTTTGAAAGATTCCTGGAATTCCCACGATCCCACTGCTCTAAATATCCGAGCTGGAGATCTGATTACGGTGATTGGGGATTTTGTAATTCTTCATTTTAAGTTGTGCTATTACTGTTAACTTGCTTTCCTTGTATGTGTATACTTTGATTTTTACGCATTTTTTTTGATATGTCTACCTTGACCATAGGTGTTGGAGCAGCATCCGGATGGCCGGTGGAAGGGACACATTCATGATGCTCAGAGGGGTACAGACAGAGTAGGATTTTTCTCCCCATCCATTGTGGAGGTCATCAGCAAGAGACTGGGTGAGTGAGTTCTTTAGAGGTTGTGTTGGCTGAGTGGGTATATTTGCTTGTTCAAGGAAAGGGGTTGTGAGCAGTGAGTGCTCATGTGCATGTTCGGAAAACGGCTACTGCTCGGTGAGTGGACTTATGCTAGTTCAGAGAGTGGTATTTGTGTTAGGTGAGTGTGAATACCAGGAAGTGGTTGTGTTAGGTGAGTGTGAATACCAGGAAGTGGTTGTGTTAGGTGAGTGTGAGTACTAGGAAGTGGTTGTGTTAGGTGAGTGTGAGTACTAGGAAGTGGTTGTGTTAGGTGAGTGAACTCTTGTGCCTCTAGTGGGAAGGGGTCATTTTAGGTGAGCGGACCTGTCCTTTTACTAGGAAGATAGTGTGTTGATTGACTATACTCTTGTGCCTTTTCTTGGAAAGGGTTGTGTTGGATGACTCATATTGTGCCTTTCCTGGAAAGAGATCACTAACATCCTTTCTGTTGAAATGTCTTTTCTGCAGGCTCTACACTCTCCCGTAATGTCATTGTGCCTTCTCATCAGCGTCTCGCAAAGACGTCTCTTCCTCTGACCAACCAGCACATTCCTGTAACTGGGACACAAGTCGGCAATAACCTTGAGAACGTAGGAGGTGAGACTTACATAGACAGGGTTTCATTATTGAGCTGTGCCATGTCGGTAAATATGTTTACATAAGTAACAGACGCAGATGAGAACAGTCATCACTGAATGTAACTTTCTATTCAATTCAGCCGGCGACCGTCACAGCGTTGGCAGCGAGGGCAGTGTGCGCAGTGCGGGAAGTGGACAAAGTTGCGAGGGCAATGGTCACGGCACTGCCATCATCGAAAACTCTCAGGTAGCTTCATCTGAAGATATGACATTGCATTTTCATGTCTCTGGGGGACATGCAATATACAAAGGTTAATAGTTATATAATTTACGAGTGAATTTAGCAataatttgtgcatttttttaaaaacacctttttttttctgcagacCCAACATCTTGGCTTCAGTGATGTGCAGGGCTCAAGGATATTCACAGGTGAGGAATCCTCTGCAGATGAATTTAACCTCATTCTGTGTTTGTGATTATTTGGGTTGTATAAAATTGTGTGCCTTGCCTTGATgttataacttttatttttcccAGGTTCTGCTCCTGGTAACTTTCTGCACACCGTTTCTGGGGGGGAAAGGGATCCAGAGATCTATCTACAGGGAAAGGTACTGCTTCCCATGGTTTATGTGCAGTGGATTTCTCTAAACACCCCGCTTGGCTTTTAaatttaggatatatatatatatatattacattaaaccTTTCATTAAGTTTTGAAagaaaatacactgaacaaaattataacgcAACACTTTTTTgtatttgcccccatttttcatgagctgaactcaaagatctgagactttttctatgtacacaaaaggcctatttctctcaaatattgttcacaaatctgtctaaatctgtgttagtgagcacttctcctttgccgagataatccacagGTGTAACATattaagatgctgattagacagcacagcatgattattgcacaggtgtgccttagcctTAGTTTTCCTTTATtgggggggtccgaaaaccagtcagtatctggtgtgaccaccatttgcctcacgcagtgcaacacatctccttcgcatagagttgatcaggttgtttgATCAGTTGATTGTGGCCTCTGGAatattggtccactcctcttcaatggctttGCGAagctgctggatattggcaggacctggaacacgctgtcatgTACGACAATCCAGAGCATCCCTCGAAAGTGTTgcgttataattttgttcagagtAGATTCTGTGTTAAATTaactatatgtaaaaaaaataattgtaaaagtcatccctacctttagtatatgacatgatccttcagccatacacatacaccttgggtcagaccgtGTTTAAAAAgatctacagttgcaagaaaaagtatgtgaaccctttggaatgatatggatttctgcacaaattggtcataaaatgtgatctgatcatcttctaagtcacaacaatagacaatcacagtctgctttaactaataacacacaaagaatgaaatgttgccatgttttcattgaacacaccatgtaaacattcacagtgcaggtggaaaaagtatgtgaacccctagactaatgacctctccaagagctaattggagtgagatgtcagccaactggagtccaatcaatgagatgagttcggaggtgttggttacagctgccctgccctataaaaaacacacaccagttctgggtttgcttttcagaagaagcattgcctgatgtgaatgatacctcgcacaaaagagctctctgaagacctacgattaagaattgttgactatcataaagctggaaagagttataaaagtatctccaaaagccttgctgttcatcaggcacctggatgttccacagcagtactggcaaaatattctgtggacagatgaaaccaaagttgagttgtttggaagaaacacacaacactatgtgtggcgaaaaagaggcacagcacaccaacatcaaacctcatcccaactgtgaagtagggtggtgggggcatcatggtttggggctgctttgctgcgtcagggcctggacggattgctatcatcgaaggaaaaatgaattcccaagtttatcaagacattttacaggagaacttaaggtcatctgtctaccagctgaagctcaacagaagatgggtgttgcaaaaggacaatgacccaaagcatagaagtaaatcaacaacagaatggcttaaacagaagaaaatacgccttctgaagtagcccagtcagagtcctgacctcaacccgattgagatgctgtggcatgacctcaagaaatcgattcacaccagacatcccaagaatattgctgaactgaaacagttctgtaaagaggaatggtcaagaattactcctgaccgttgtgcacatctgatctgcaactacaggaaacgtttggttgaagttatggctggttcaaccagttattaaatccaagggttcacatacttttcccacctgcagtgtgaatgtttacatggtgtgttcaataaaaacatggcaacatttcattctttgagtgttattagtttaagcagactgtgattgtctattgttgtgacttggatgatgatcagatcacattttatgaccaatttgtgcagaaatccatatcattccaaagggttcgcatactttttcttgcaaatgTGTATATAGTCCCTATGATCCTCCCAGCTTCATTCCCTGTACAGCGCAGTGACCTGATCAGAATGATTAAATGCCAAgttcaaactctgtctgaccaaaggggtgtgtgtgtatatgaccgTAGGATTCtgccatatactaaaggtagtgatgagtttttttttctaattttttcacATATACATCATTTAACAAAGCATATACCTCCttgcaaaacttgatgaaagggtcAATATATTAAAAGATCGTGTTGTGGAGACatttctcctttaaccccttaaggaccaaacttctggaataaaagggaatcatgacatgtcacacatgtcatgtgtccttaaggggttaacttaaaAAGTATTGATCTTAATTGAAGGATTGGTTGCAACCGctttatatagatatttttttggaTTCGGTATTATGCTTATTACGTGTGCCAGAGGGACAGAAATGTgataaacatttataaaactgAGATAAACAGAAATAAATCTCCTTCCAAAATGTATTATTCTTTGCTGGTATCGTTGATTGGTTAACATCACTATCTGCAAAAATAGAATCTAGTCCTAATTGTATTACTAAAACTCCGTGACTGCTACAGTAACCTTTAATAAACCTCAATCTATGATTTACTTCACTGTTTTGAATTAAATCTATCCACTATACCTGACTGTTTTCCCCCTGTCCAGCAGGATGCAGAACTCATTTTTTGCTGGCTTCGTGGCTTCCAGTTGGAAATGTACGTGGCAAACTTTCTGTCTGCTGGCTATGACCTTCCAACAATCAGTCGTATGACCCCAGAGGTGAGGCCATCACTATGCATAACAAATATTAACTCTGTACCCTCACACTGGAGTAAATGCCACATTCTCCTGTCCTCCTTCAGGACTTAACGGCAATCGGAGTGACAAAGCCTGGACATCGCAAGAAGATCTCAACAGAGATCAGCAAGTTGTGTGTGGAAGATGGCCTACCCCTGCATACTCCGGTAAGTGTTCTGTTCATGAACTTATTGAGAATATTGGTGATGGGCCTCATCCAATACATCTAGACCCTTAACATGTCTGAATCCATAACAACATGATGTGTATCAATGCAACAGTAGCCAGTTTTCACCTTTCTAAAATAAACTGTCCCCAACATAGGTCAACATCTCCAAGGGCGGTCATTCCATCATTAATGGTCTACTGAGCTGGTCATATTACCACATGTAACTAGCCCTTAGTCaattgtcagggttattcaatagtGTGCATTGCTGGGAATTTCCAATTGTAGGCCAAAACTGGAAACATCGTAACTTGACTTTTGAATTTTTCGAATTCATCTatcttgaccttaaatttgaaattacaaTTAcagacaattcacattttagtcaATAGCACTTTGTTTGTTAACTTCCCATATATTCTCTTCACTCTCACATACAGGTGGACATCTGGGAGTGGTTATCTTTGCTGGGGCTACCTGAGTATCACAAACAGCTGTCCGAGAACGGATATGAATCTCTGAGCACTGTTACTGAGCTGACGTGGGAGGGGTTACAGGAAATTGGGATCCACCGGCTTGGTAAGTAGTGACAGAAGGGATAGTAGGTCACTTTTTCCTTCAGAAAGAGGTCAGATGGAGTCTCATTTTTAGGAGAGCATAACCCCCTCCATTCCCCAATATTTACACAGGAGTAGCATAAATCTGTATACACTAGGCTGGCTTAGTATAGAAAAGTTATGAAAATCTACGGATGACTTTCCGGTAGGAgtacattttatctatatattgtgTCACAGAAATTGCCAGTAAATTTATAGATTAAGGAGCTTTTCCGAAGATCGCATTTGCTTCTTCCATGATCTAATCATGTGGCAGCTGAATGTGTAGTAATCCAATTATTGATAATgtgcaaagtatatatatataaataaataaataaaacctctcATTATGACTAGGAGGAGTCTAGTAATTCATTAACTGTGTGTGGAATTATAGTGGCATTCCCGAAAATAACAGCAGTTACCTACAAAGTACAATAATCCATCCctccaataataattaaataaatattatttaataatataagcGTTGTAAGCGTTTAATAATGTATAAGCGTTTAATTTGTTGGTGTTCCAGAgctttattaaaggatcactatagtttcaggaaaacaaacctgttttcctgacactacataatgcttgggggaccctcaccctcagggtcctcctcccgctgggctgaaggggttaaaaccccttcagaagcTTAACTTTaaccagcgccgagctccctcgCCGACGTCCGCTCCCgtgtggagcggaatgcgcatttaaactgtctataggaaagcatttctcaatgctttcctatggacgttctgcacactggatgcgaattttgcatccagcgtcgcagaagcgcctctagcggctgtcaggaagtttctctaaaactgctatgtttacatgtgaagggttaaaacctgagggacgggcacccagatcatttcattgagctgaagtggtcttggtgactatagtgtccctttaagtttaataaTCGTGGTTCTGGCATTAATATCTTAATGTGCACATggagaatgtgttttttttaagtgtgtgtgtgtttgtttaaacCTTTGTTACTTTCCGTAGGTCACCAGAAGAAGTTGTTGCTTGGTGTGAAGCGTCTGTTAGACCTGCAGAGGGGGCACCCTGTGGGGGGTACCCTAAGACGCAGAATACATGCTTCCCAAGACACAGTTACTGTTATGGATTCTACAGAAAATGGAGAACCACCAGTCACCCCCAAACTGAGGACCTTTCAGGGATTAGAGATGAGCAAGGAACTACAGAGTGCGCTCACACGAGGGGGTGAAACGTTCTGTGCAGGAAGACGCTCTTTCAGCCAAGAGAGTATTAGTTCTCGTTCCCAAGGCTCTGGCAACTCACAGGACTCTGCCACTTCCCGCCCACCATTGGCCCTTAAGCCTCAGGGACTAAATTTGAGCCTTCCAGAGAGGAACCTTCCTGAAGGGACAGAACAAACCCAATCAATGCAACGTGTTCCAAATGGTTGTCAAATTAGGGCAGATCCACCTGTACCACCTCCAAAACCCTCTTTGAAAAAACGTTCACTTAGTGTGTGCAGGTATGCGCTATCAGATGGTGAaccagaagaggaggaggagagaggagctAAATCAGGAACTGGGACACTTGGTTCCTATGCCACACTAACCAAGCGTCCTGGACGTTCTTCTTTGACCAATGGACAGTTAGAGAAGAAGGTCCAAAGAAGCCAGTCATTTGCTGTGCGGGCACGAAAAAAGGGACCTCCTCCACCACCGCCTAAAAGACTTAGCTCCATGTCTAGTGTGGACACATCACCCTCTGAGGGACAATGTTCAGTTAAAAGCATTGCGGCAAGGTTGGAAGAACTAGGGGTAGCATCAGAATTTAGGCCTAGTGGGGTACCCCACATAGAAAACAGGGAGGGCTCTGGGGTTCGCAGGCGGACAGTAAGTGAGTCTGCAGCAGGACTTGGAGGAAGACTGACTGTACCACAAACTGTGAGAAGGGAACAGGAGGAAGAGCGGAAAGATGAACCAATTTCTTCTCAGCACAGCTCCAGTGAGAGCATCCCTTTTGCAGAAGAAGGCAATCTAACTATCAAACAGAGACCCAAACCACCAGGAGCTAAGCCTGAACAAGGTGGAATTTTGGAAACGGGACCAGCAATTGAACCTGAAGTCAGCCCATTGACCCGAAAAGAGCAACCAGCAAATACTGGTGTTCAACCTGTTACAGAACCAAAGGCACTGCCACAGATTGGTTCCAAGCCAAACCTAGAGACTAAGCCACCCCAAGAAATTTCTGGACCCAAGAATACTATTGAACCTGATTTCAATCTTACAGAATCAGACACAGTAAAACGGAGGCCAAAGGCAAAAGAAAAAGAGACTGCAGTTCCGCaggaaggaatgcaggacttccCAATGACGCACTGGGCAACATCAACTGTCCTGGCCAAAGGACCGTCCGCACACGAAACCGTAGTGACAAAAATTGGTGATATAGAAAGGAGCCTTTTGAGCTTGGAGAGGGGAGGAGATCAAGTGACGTTTCTAGACAGAAACACTGGAAGCACAGGTACAACTTGCAAATGAAAAATGTGATATGATAACGAGGTAGACTTCTTAAATAACTGGAAAGGCAGAGCATATCAAGCACTATTCACAGGTCCTACTGGTTTCTGTACCAAAGATTTGAGAGGCTGGGTCTCCTCCTCTGTAAACCTAGGAGTCAAACAAATGCTTCCTGTTCCCTGTTGGGAACCCCTATAAATTTCGCCTGTTGAAGTAATAGAATGCGGAGAATACTTTCTTCTGCTATGCTTTTGCTGGAAGCAAAAATAACGTACAATGCAGTAGACCCTCGTTTTGTCATTTGCTTTCAGCCAACAAATGGCAGAACAAAGTCAAAGGACCATTCTGTTACTTCATTTTTCAGTGTCCCGACGTGATTAGTGCGTATGTAACTGTGTATGGTATGAAATCTTGCATTATTTCATTTCTAACTTTTGGAGATGTAGATATTTGAAAGAGACCTCAAGGAAAGCTTAGATCGTAAGAAATTCTATCCACGTGAATCTGCAAATCTAACCCAAACTTTAAATGTGTCCCAAAAAGCACCTGGCATATCTCATTTTTTGTCTAGCTTGgacacctaccgtatatactcgagtataagccgagtttttcagcccattttttgggctgaaaaaccccaactcggcttatactcgagtcagagtctgtattatggcaatttacattgccataatacagactggggggagaggggggctggcagagctgtaacttacctctcctgcagctcctgtcagctctctcctcctctgcgccgtccggtcagcacctcggtcagctcccagtgtaagtctcgcgagagccgcggctctcgcgagacttacaatgtgagctgacagaagagcagaacggacggcgcagaggaggagagagctgacaggagctgcagaacaggtaagttacagctctgccagcacccctctcccccccactgaactgccactggaccaccagggaaggagagcccccctccctgccatgtatcaagcagggaggggggacgaaaaaaaaaaaatataaataaaataagaaataaataataataaaaaaaatagtaataaaaaaaaaggggtataaggaccataatgggaggggggggggtataaggaccataatgggagggggggggggggtataaggaccataatgggagggggggggtataaggaccactatgggaggggggggatataaggaccactatgggagggtgggggtgggttaaggaccactatgggagggagggggggataaggaccactatgggagggaggggggggggataaggaccactatgggagggagggggggataaggaccactatgggagggagggggggataaggaccactatgggagggagggggggataaggaccactatgggagggagggggggggataaggaccactatgggagggagggggggggataaggaccactatgggagggaggggggggataaggaccactatgggagggaggggggggataaggaccactatgggagggaggggggggataaggaccactatgggagggaggggggggataaggaccactatgggagggaggggggggataaggaccactaggggaggggagggggaagtaaggaccactaggggaggggagggtaaggaccactaggggaggggtgaaggaacacgggggtggggaggtaaggaccactgagggaggaggaggggaagtcaggacatatggggggggagggggcggcaaaaaatgttttgcctacggcggcaaatatccttgcaccggccctgcacacactgcattcacacactgcattcatacacacacacactgcattcatgcacacacacactgcactcatacacacacgcacacactgcattcattatacacacactgtaaataaatattcaattaatatatttttttaggatctaattttatttagaaatttaccagtagctgctgcatttcccaccctagtcttatactcgagtcaataagttttcccagttttttgggataaaattaggggcctcggcttatattcgggtcggcttatgctcgagtatatacggtaatttgaattataaaaagatatataatgtgtatgtttgtttatataaaataaatcatccttttttcttcccttttatTTAGGGCCTTTGGTTTCTCAGTCTCATTTAGTGATTTCTGGACCCCAGCTAGTTTTACAGAAACCTTTATGGGGAGCAACTGGTCCACCACCTCCTGCTGATTCAATAATATGGGGGAACGATTCTGGGTCTCACAGTGTAAAATGGAATGGCGTAACTACACAAACTATAACACAGCAGTCTGAGGAGGCACGAGGGTCTAGAAAAGAAAATACCAGGTAAGAGATAAAAGGGTGGTAATagcaaaaaatgtgcatgtttgcATTGGGTGGGTTCTGTAGTCATGACGGTACAATGGCGAACATTGGACGAGATAATAGATTGTGTGCTGGAATGCCAAGTGTCAACATGCAGCTTCTGTACCGAGTTTTGCAATATGAACCAAATGAGCAAATGTTGAAAATTGTTTGTTTCTATTGGCAGCGAGTCGGTGCCCTTGACCAAGAATATCCTAGATGATATCAGCACAATGTTTGATGACCTTGCAGAGCAGCTGGATGCCATGTTGGACTGAGGAATCCTTACTTGTAGAACACAGGACTGCACAATTCCATTAACCCTAGATCAGACACTGAT
Above is a genomic segment from Pelobates fuscus isolate aPelFus1 chromosome 6, aPelFus1.pri, whole genome shotgun sequence containing:
- the CASKIN2 gene encoding caskin-2 isoform X1, whose translation is MGRENELIQAVKGGDVVTVQKLLAKVRTSKTKLLGSTKRLNVNHQDADGFSALHHAALSGNSELLHLLLETQPAVDVKDGNGMRPLHYAAWQGRPEPVRLLLRASASVNAASQDGQTPLHLAAQFGHYEVSETLLQHQANPCHVSKARKTPLDLACEFGRVKVVQLLLNSHLCVSLLEGISKDPTDPNFTTPLHLAAKNGHREVIRLLLKSGIEINQVTKMGTALHEASLCGKTEVVKLLIENGIDVNIRNTYNQTALDIVNQFTTTHASTDIKQLLREASGILKVRALKDSWNSHDPTALNIRAGDLITVLEQHPDGRWKGHIHDAQRGTDRVGFFSPSIVEVISKRLGSTLSRNVIVPSHQRLAKTSLPLTNQHIPVTGTQVGNNLENVGAGDRHSVGSEGSVRSAGSGQSCEGNGHGTAIIENSQTQHLGFSDVQGSRIFTGSAPGNFLHTVSGGERDPEIYLQGKQDAELIFCWLRGFQLEMYVANFLSAGYDLPTISRMTPEDLTAIGVTKPGHRKKISTEISKLCVEDGLPLHTPVDIWEWLSLLGLPEYHKQLSENGYESLSTVTELTWEGLQEIGIHRLGHQKKLLLGVKRLLDLQRGHPVGGTLRRRIHASQDTVTVMDSTENGEPPVTPKLRTFQGLEMSKELQSALTRGGETFCAGRRSFSQESISSRSQGSGNSQDSATSRPPLALKPQGLNLSLPERNLPEGTEQTQSMQRVPNGCQIRADPPVPPPKPSLKKRSLSVCRYALSDGEPEEEEERGAKSGTGTLGSYATLTKRPGRSSLTNGQLEKKVQRSQSFAVRARKKGPPPPPPKRLSSMSSVDTSPSEGQCSVKSIAARLEELGVASEFRPSGVPHIENREGSGVRRRTVSESAAGLGGRLTVPQTVRREQEEERKDEPISSQHSSSESIPFAEEGNLTIKQRPKPPGAKPEQGGILETGPAIEPEVSPLTRKEQPANTGVQPVTEPKALPQIGSKPNLETKPPQEISGPKNTIEPDFNLTESDTVKRRPKAKEKETAVPQEGMQDFPMTHWATSTVLAKGPSAHETVVTKIGDIERSLLSLERGGDQVTFLDRNTGSTGPLVSQSHLVISGPQLVLQKPLWGATGPPPPADSIIWGNDSGSHSVKWNGVTTQTITQQSEEARGSRKENTSESVPLTKNILDDISTMFDDLAEQLDAMLD
- the CASKIN2 gene encoding caskin-2 isoform X2 — protein: MGRENELIQAVKGGDVVTVQKLLAKVRTSKTKLLGSTKRLNVNHQDADGFSALHHAALSGNSELLHLLLETQPAVDVKDGNGMRPLHYAAWQGRPEPVRLLLRASASVNAASQDGQTPLHLAAQFGHYEVSETLLQHQANPCHVSKARKTPLDLACEFGRVKVVQLLLNSHLCVSLLEGISKDPTDPNFTTPLHLAAKNGHREVIRLLLKSGIEINQVTKMGTALHEASLCGKTEVVKLLIENGIDVNIRNTYNQTALDIVNQFTTTHASTDIKQLLREASGILKVRALKDSWNSHDPTALNIRAGDLITVLEQHPDGRWKGHIHDAQRGTDRVGFFSPSIVEVISKRLGSTLSRNVIVPSHQRLAKTSLPLTNQHIPVTGTQVGNNLENVGAGDRHSVGSEGSVRSAGSGQSCEGNGHGTAIIENSQTQHLGFSDVQGSRIFTGSAPGNFLHTVSGGERDPEIYLQGKDAELIFCWLRGFQLEMYVANFLSAGYDLPTISRMTPEDLTAIGVTKPGHRKKISTEISKLCVEDGLPLHTPVDIWEWLSLLGLPEYHKQLSENGYESLSTVTELTWEGLQEIGIHRLGHQKKLLLGVKRLLDLQRGHPVGGTLRRRIHASQDTVTVMDSTENGEPPVTPKLRTFQGLEMSKELQSALTRGGETFCAGRRSFSQESISSRSQGSGNSQDSATSRPPLALKPQGLNLSLPERNLPEGTEQTQSMQRVPNGCQIRADPPVPPPKPSLKKRSLSVCRYALSDGEPEEEEERGAKSGTGTLGSYATLTKRPGRSSLTNGQLEKKVQRSQSFAVRARKKGPPPPPPKRLSSMSSVDTSPSEGQCSVKSIAARLEELGVASEFRPSGVPHIENREGSGVRRRTVSESAAGLGGRLTVPQTVRREQEEERKDEPISSQHSSSESIPFAEEGNLTIKQRPKPPGAKPEQGGILETGPAIEPEVSPLTRKEQPANTGVQPVTEPKALPQIGSKPNLETKPPQEISGPKNTIEPDFNLTESDTVKRRPKAKEKETAVPQEGMQDFPMTHWATSTVLAKGPSAHETVVTKIGDIERSLLSLERGGDQVTFLDRNTGSTGPLVSQSHLVISGPQLVLQKPLWGATGPPPPADSIIWGNDSGSHSVKWNGVTTQTITQQSEEARGSRKENTSESVPLTKNILDDISTMFDDLAEQLDAMLD